Proteins encoded together in one Eublepharis macularius isolate TG4126 chromosome 2, MPM_Emac_v1.0, whole genome shotgun sequence window:
- the LOC129325231 gene encoding cofilin-2 isoform X1: MASGVTVNDEVIKVFNDMKVRKSSTPEEIKKRKKAVLFCLSGDKRQIIVEESKQILVGDIGDTVEDPYTSFVKLLPLNDCRYALYDATYETKESKKEDLVFIFWAPESAPLKSKMIYASSKDAIKKKFTGIKHEWQVNGLDDIKDRSTLGEKLGGNVVVSLEGKPL; this comes from the exons ATG GCTTCTGGAGTAACAGTGAATGATGAAGTTATCAAAGTTTTTAATGACATGAAAGTACGAAAATCTTCGACGCCAGAagagattaaaaaaagaaagaaagcagttcTCTTCTGCTTAAGTGGTGACAAAAGACAAATAATTGTAGAAGAATCAAAGCAGATACTGGTTGGTGACATTGGCGACACAGTAGAGGACCCATACACGTCCTTTGTGAAGCTGTTACCTCTGAATGATTGTCGATATGCTTTGTATGATGCGACATATGAAACAAAGGAGtcaaaaaaagaagacctggtaTTTATATTCTG GGCTCCAGAAAGTGCCCCTTTAAAAAGCAAGATGATCTACGCAAGTTCTAAAGATGCCATTAAAAAGAAATTCACAG GTATTAAACATGAGTGGCAAGTAAATGGCTTGGATGATATTAAAGATCGTTCAACGCTTGGAGAGAAACTAGGAGGCAACGTGGTAGTTTCACTTGAAGGAAAACCATTATAA
- the LOC129325231 gene encoding cofilin-2 isoform X2 — MKVRKSSTPEEIKKRKKAVLFCLSGDKRQIIVEESKQILVGDIGDTVEDPYTSFVKLLPLNDCRYALYDATYETKESKKEDLVFIFWAPESAPLKSKMIYASSKDAIKKKFTGIKHEWQVNGLDDIKDRSTLGEKLGGNVVVSLEGKPL; from the exons ATGAAAGTACGAAAATCTTCGACGCCAGAagagattaaaaaaagaaagaaagcagttcTCTTCTGCTTAAGTGGTGACAAAAGACAAATAATTGTAGAAGAATCAAAGCAGATACTGGTTGGTGACATTGGCGACACAGTAGAGGACCCATACACGTCCTTTGTGAAGCTGTTACCTCTGAATGATTGTCGATATGCTTTGTATGATGCGACATATGAAACAAAGGAGtcaaaaaaagaagacctggtaTTTATATTCTG GGCTCCAGAAAGTGCCCCTTTAAAAAGCAAGATGATCTACGCAAGTTCTAAAGATGCCATTAAAAAGAAATTCACAG GTATTAAACATGAGTGGCAAGTAAATGGCTTGGATGATATTAAAGATCGTTCAACGCTTGGAGAGAAACTAGGAGGCAACGTGGTAGTTTCACTTGAAGGAAAACCATTATAA